The Rhizobium etli 8C-3 genome has a segment encoding these proteins:
- a CDS encoding AI-2E family transporter has protein sequence MSSSDAKITEAELENELGPRRVYSTSPSSPSRMPAFASVLAVIAILYFGKDVLLPLAIAVLLTFALAPISSRLRKLGLPRIPAVIVTVVIAFLVLVLFGLVVAGHVAEVAQNLPAYQGNIIAKIRSLQESGTDSGIVRRLTSVVESVGRELSNAEERPIAPGTGSRPREPLLVEIFAPSRPIETLTSLIGPLLGPIASLGLIIVVVIFMLLEREELRDRFIRLVGYGDLHRTTEAIQEAGSRVARYLLMQLVVNCAYGVPLAIGLWAVGIPNPALWGMLAIVLRFVPYIGPVIATILPLFLAFAVDPGWSLVLWVGAIFLVLELTSNNVVEPWLYGSRTGLSPLAIIVAAIFWAWLWGPVGLVLSTPLTVCLAVLGRYVPQFEFLEVVFGSDPVLDPKERLYQRLLAGDPDEATDYAEEFLEEDYLEDYYGKVAIPALLLAEKDRRRGVLTAEQMEQVFGTAITLVSNLAEIAQEEEEEEGEEEQKEKESAARPSTPPKEGNGDESELPDGRGKTIFCIGGRGPLDDASAAMLAQVLQVQGAEVVAARHSDIPNRRAMSLVPKQSNAIVVCFLNEDSARHASILVRRFKRTYPAIRVGAVLWVENQEKRQPPTLREADFVATTLTSAAREALADAPPSLVAPARKIRTRRSSNKTGIAAARSDL, from the coding sequence ATGTCTTCGAGCGACGCCAAGATCACGGAGGCGGAATTGGAAAATGAGCTCGGCCCCCGTCGCGTCTATTCGACCTCGCCATCCTCCCCTTCACGCATGCCTGCCTTCGCGAGTGTACTCGCGGTTATCGCCATTTTGTATTTCGGCAAGGACGTTCTTCTTCCTCTAGCAATCGCAGTCCTGTTGACGTTCGCGTTGGCTCCCATCTCCTCTCGTCTTCGAAAGCTTGGCCTGCCCCGTATTCCGGCGGTAATAGTCACTGTCGTGATCGCTTTTCTTGTCCTCGTCCTGTTCGGGCTTGTCGTAGCGGGACACGTTGCCGAAGTTGCCCAGAACCTTCCGGCCTACCAGGGCAACATCATAGCAAAAATTCGGTCTCTCCAGGAAAGTGGAACCGATAGCGGTATTGTGCGGCGCCTGACGTCCGTCGTTGAGAGCGTCGGTCGAGAGCTCAGCAACGCCGAGGAGCGCCCAATTGCTCCAGGTACCGGATCAAGACCAAGGGAGCCCCTGCTCGTCGAAATATTCGCGCCTAGCAGACCAATCGAAACGCTTACTAGCCTGATTGGTCCTCTGCTCGGCCCCATCGCCTCATTGGGCTTGATCATCGTCGTCGTAATATTCATGCTTTTAGAGCGGGAAGAGCTTCGCGATCGCTTTATACGGCTCGTAGGCTATGGAGATCTGCATCGCACAACAGAAGCTATCCAGGAGGCGGGTAGCCGGGTCGCGCGGTATCTTCTTATGCAGCTGGTGGTGAATTGCGCTTACGGCGTCCCCTTGGCGATCGGCCTGTGGGCGGTTGGCATTCCAAATCCAGCGCTGTGGGGCATGCTAGCCATCGTCCTTCGATTTGTCCCTTATATCGGGCCTGTAATCGCGACGATTCTGCCGCTGTTCCTGGCCTTTGCAGTTGACCCTGGCTGGAGCCTTGTTCTCTGGGTTGGGGCCATCTTCCTCGTGCTGGAATTGACCAGCAACAACGTCGTCGAGCCCTGGCTCTATGGTTCTCGTACCGGACTCTCCCCGCTGGCAATCATCGTCGCGGCGATTTTTTGGGCATGGCTATGGGGACCAGTCGGTCTCGTACTGTCCACGCCGCTGACCGTGTGTCTGGCAGTGTTGGGGCGGTATGTCCCGCAGTTCGAGTTCCTTGAGGTCGTTTTTGGTAGTGACCCGGTGCTCGATCCCAAGGAGCGGCTTTACCAGCGGCTTCTTGCCGGCGATCCCGACGAGGCGACCGATTACGCTGAGGAATTCCTTGAGGAGGATTATCTGGAGGATTACTACGGCAAAGTTGCCATTCCCGCTCTTCTACTCGCGGAAAAGGATAGGCGTCGAGGCGTCTTGACCGCGGAGCAGATGGAACAGGTGTTCGGGACCGCCATCACACTGGTCTCGAACCTTGCGGAAATCGCGCAGGAAGAAGAGGAAGAGGAGGGAGAAGAAGAACAGAAGGAGAAGGAATCGGCAGCTCGGCCCAGCACCCCCCCTAAGGAAGGCAATGGAGATGAAAGCGAACTACCTGACGGACGTGGCAAGACCATCTTCTGCATCGGAGGCAGGGGGCCGCTCGACGACGCGTCGGCTGCGATGCTCGCCCAGGTTCTTCAGGTACAGGGAGCCGAGGTGGTCGCAGCGAGGCATTCTGACATCCCCAATCGCCGCGCCATGAGCCTCGTTCCGAAACAATCGAACGCCATTGTGGTTTGCTTCCTCAACGAGGACTCGGCAAGGCACGCCAGCATACTTGTTCGTCGGTTCAAGCGCACATACCCAGCCATACGCGTCGGCGCGGTCCTTTGGGTGGAAAACCAGGAGAAAAGGCAACCGCCCACGCTTCGGGAGGCGGATTTCGTTGCCACCACCTTGACCTCGGCTGCCCGCGAGGCACTCGCCGATGCACCACCATCGTTGGTGGCGCCCGCGCGCAAGATTCGTACCAGGCGGTCCTCGAACAAGACAGGCATAGCCGCCGCGCGGTCCGATCTTTAG
- a CDS encoding ferritin-like domain-containing protein, whose protein sequence is MQGALHLSRRQSLQGLIVLGAGAALSGIARPSPVLAQDISDEDIFRFALNLEYMEAEYYLRGTTGKGIDAADAGSKPGDVVGGKQVSFETPAIGEFMQEVAENELAHVRFYRKTLGTDAVDRPAIDFGAGFKAVAEAAGLGPDFDPFGNETNFVLGGMLFEDVGVTAYAGATTVLKNKDFLAAAAGILAVEAYHMGMARSTLYRKGEEAWKAANAVSDARDKIDGSDDKDQGIQGDGKANIVPSTPDAIAFTRSPQEVLRIVYLTDKDGVSKGGFYPEGMNGTLKTT, encoded by the coding sequence ATGCAAGGCGCACTTCACCTATCCCGGCGTCAGTCGCTTCAGGGACTTATCGTACTCGGTGCCGGAGCGGCACTCAGCGGAATCGCGCGGCCTTCTCCGGTATTGGCACAGGACATATCGGACGAGGACATTTTCCGCTTTGCGCTCAACCTCGAATATATGGAGGCTGAATATTACCTCCGCGGCACCACCGGAAAAGGCATCGACGCAGCCGATGCCGGTTCGAAACCCGGTGACGTCGTTGGTGGAAAGCAAGTTTCTTTCGAAACGCCCGCCATCGGCGAATTCATGCAGGAAGTCGCGGAAAACGAACTGGCGCACGTCCGCTTCTACCGCAAGACGCTTGGAACCGACGCGGTTGACCGGCCGGCCATCGATTTCGGTGCGGGCTTCAAAGCCGTCGCGGAAGCAGCGGGCCTCGGGCCGGACTTCGACCCCTTCGGCAACGAGACGAACTTCGTTCTCGGCGGGATGTTGTTCGAGGATGTCGGCGTCACCGCCTATGCCGGTGCGACGACAGTTCTGAAGAACAAGGACTTCCTCGCCGCAGCCGCAGGCATCCTGGCGGTCGAGGCCTATCACATGGGAATGGCGCGATCTACGCTATACCGAAAGGGGGAGGAAGCCTGGAAGGCGGCCAACGCTGTCTCCGATGCCCGAGACAAAATCGACGGATCAGACGATAAGGACCAGGGGATCCAGGGGGACGGAAAAGCCAACATCGTTCCCTCGACGCCCGATGCGATCGCGTTCACCAGATCGCCGCAGGAGGTGCTCCGGATCGTCTACCTCACCGACAAGGACGGAGTGAGCAAGGGCGGCTTCTATCCGGAAGGGATGAACGGTACGCTCAAGACCACCTGA
- a CDS encoding RNA polymerase sigma factor yields the protein MMKPSGSTEAVRIEDLDDAGLVEHARQRNPAAFWLIIKRHNQRLHRVARAVLNDDAEAEDVLQDTYIHAFTHLAEFRAEARLSTWLTRIALNEALGRIRKRRPTVDAKAIEGMVAPFSAHKPDPEEAAALAEIRGLLERAVGDLPEPFRIVFVMRDVEEMSIEETAFLLALRPQTVSTRLYRARRLLREALQDKLATVFTDTFLFAGARCDRLAQSVLDQLAVRLVRKDTHLLNATTERT from the coding sequence ATGATGAAGCCGAGCGGATCCACCGAGGCAGTGAGAATAGAGGACCTTGACGACGCGGGGCTGGTTGAACACGCGCGACAGCGTAACCCCGCCGCATTCTGGCTAATCATCAAGCGCCACAATCAGCGGCTTCACCGGGTCGCCCGCGCCGTCCTGAATGACGACGCCGAGGCGGAGGACGTACTTCAGGACACCTATATCCACGCCTTCACCCATCTAGCCGAATTCCGCGCGGAGGCGCGGCTGTCGACTTGGCTCACCCGGATCGCGCTGAACGAGGCGCTGGGACGAATCCGCAAAAGGCGACCAACCGTAGACGCGAAGGCCATCGAAGGCATGGTCGCTCCGTTCAGCGCACACAAGCCTGATCCCGAAGAGGCGGCCGCTCTCGCTGAAATCCGCGGCCTCCTGGAGCGAGCCGTCGGTGACTTGCCAGAGCCCTTTCGCATCGTCTTTGTCATGCGCGACGTCGAGGAAATGAGCATTGAGGAAACGGCTTTTCTTTTGGCATTGCGACCTCAGACAGTGAGCACCCGTCTTTATCGCGCACGCCGGCTGCTCCGCGAGGCGCTGCAGGACAAGCTCGCCACCGTGTTCACGGATACGTTTCTCTTCGCTGGCGCTCGTTGTGACCGCCTCGCGCAATCAGTCCTCGATCAGCTCGCAGTCCGGCTGGTTCGAAAGGATACTCATCTGTTGAACGCAACGACTGAGCGCACGTAG
- a CDS encoding NAD(P)/FAD-dependent oxidoreductase, whose amino-acid sequence MPAPLVRVETMASQPEAADVVVIGGGIVGVFAAYYLVRRGLKVVLVEKGLIGAEQSSRNWGWCRQQNRDARELPIATKSLDLWDRFAAEAGEDTGFRRCGLLYLSDRDKELEGWARWRDFARTVGVTTFMLSSLEATERGKATGKPWKGGVFSPSDGTADPSKAAPAVARAIVNAGGIVLQNCAARGIETTGGQLSAVITEKGTIRTKIAVLAGGAWASSFCNNLDVRFPQASVRSSILSVKPGVEGLPDALHTTEVSTTRRADGGYTLAISGRARVDVTAQQIRFARYFVPMFARRWRNLAPGGLEGWRSGHESLTRWRLDERTPMERMRILDPAADESTIAEILRRARHLLPALAKARIASKWAGYIDSTPDGVPAVGEIPSIPGFILAAGFSGHGFGIGPGAGHLIADIVTGRSPLVDPVPYRPERLTASSWGKVAEF is encoded by the coding sequence ATGCCCGCGCCACTCGTTCGTGTAGAAACAATGGCTTCTCAGCCAGAAGCAGCAGACGTGGTCGTCATCGGTGGCGGGATTGTCGGTGTCTTCGCGGCCTATTACCTGGTCCGCCGCGGCCTCAAGGTGGTGCTTGTCGAAAAGGGCCTGATCGGTGCTGAGCAATCGAGCCGCAATTGGGGCTGGTGCCGTCAACAGAACCGTGACGCCCGCGAACTGCCGATCGCCACCAAGAGTCTCGATCTTTGGGACCGGTTCGCCGCCGAAGCGGGAGAAGACACGGGTTTCCGCCGCTGCGGACTTCTATATCTTTCCGACAGGGACAAGGAACTGGAGGGCTGGGCGCGATGGCGGGACTTCGCCCGCACCGTCGGGGTGACCACTTTCATGCTGTCCTCGCTTGAGGCGACCGAGCGCGGGAAAGCCACCGGCAAGCCGTGGAAAGGCGGTGTCTTCTCGCCATCTGACGGCACCGCCGATCCGTCCAAGGCAGCGCCAGCCGTTGCGCGCGCGATCGTCAATGCGGGCGGCATCGTCCTCCAGAATTGCGCCGCCCGTGGCATTGAAACAACTGGTGGTCAGCTCTCGGCCGTCATCACCGAAAAGGGCACCATCCGGACCAAAATCGCCGTACTTGCCGGCGGCGCGTGGGCTTCGTCGTTCTGCAACAACTTGGATGTGCGTTTTCCTCAAGCTTCAGTCCGTTCTTCGATCTTATCCGTAAAACCCGGTGTCGAGGGTCTGCCGGATGCGCTCCACACCACGGAGGTCTCGACGACGCGGCGTGCGGATGGCGGCTACACGCTGGCGATCAGCGGCCGAGCCAGAGTCGACGTTACGGCGCAGCAGATCCGGTTTGCCCGATATTTCGTGCCGATGTTCGCCCGCCGCTGGCGGAACCTTGCGCCCGGCGGGCTTGAAGGGTGGCGCTCGGGACATGAATCGCTCACGCGCTGGCGGCTCGACGAACGCACACCCATGGAGCGGATGCGCATTCTGGATCCGGCTGCGGATGAGAGCACTATCGCCGAAATACTCCGCCGGGCCCGGCATTTGCTGCCGGCTCTCGCAAAGGCCAGGATCGCGTCGAAATGGGCGGGCTATATCGACAGCACTCCCGATGGTGTACCCGCGGTGGGCGAAATTCCCAGCATTCCTGGCTTCATTCTCGCCGCCGGCTTTAGCGGGCACGGCTTTGGTATCGGCCCCGGTGCGGGCCATCTGATCGCAGATATCGTCACCGGACGCTCGCCCCTTGTCGACCCTGTTCCCTACAGGCCAGAGCGTCTCACCGCCTCCTCCTGGGGCAAAGTGGCTGAGTTTTAG
- a CDS encoding Lrp/AsnC family transcriptional regulator has translation MKLDRIDIKILYELQKNGRITNVELAELVHLSPSPCLMRVKKLQSEGYIDGYSALINTAKLGQTMTVFTEITLKNHRQIDFARFLSTVEKIDSVIECHLISGGYDYLIKFVTSGIAEYQEIMERVIDMDIGIDRYFSYVVLKSPIVKSHLPLTSLFPL, from the coding sequence ATGAAGCTCGACCGTATCGACATCAAGATTCTCTACGAACTGCAGAAGAACGGTCGGATCACCAATGTGGAACTCGCCGAATTGGTTCACTTGTCGCCAAGCCCATGCCTGATGCGGGTGAAAAAGCTGCAGTCCGAAGGCTATATCGACGGCTATTCCGCGCTAATCAACACCGCCAAGCTCGGTCAGACCATGACGGTGTTCACCGAAATCACCTTGAAGAACCACCGGCAGATCGATTTCGCGCGCTTCCTATCAACCGTCGAAAAGATCGACTCCGTCATAGAATGCCACCTGATTTCCGGCGGCTACGATTACCTGATCAAGTTCGTCACCAGCGGCATCGCGGAATACCAGGAGATCATGGAGCGTGTCATCGACATGGATATCGGCATCGACCGATATTTCAGCTATGTCGTGCTGAAATCGCCGATCGTCAAATCGCACCTGCCGCTGACCAGCCTCTTTCCCTTGTGA
- a CDS encoding aspartate aminotransferase family protein, with translation MLSNSLIELDRNHLVHPVASYRAHEKLGVRVLSSASGATVTDTTGHQLIDGFAGLWCVNAGYGHDSIIEAAARQMRELPYATAYFGLGSEPAIRLAAELAERSPGDLNHVYFTLGGSDAIDSTVRFIRYYYHAKGAPQKDQFISLEQGYHGSSTVGAGLTALPAFHAGFGIPFEWQHKIPSHYAYRNPVGTDPQAIIAASKQALRRKVEEIGAERVAAFYAEPIQGSGGVLVPPTGWMKAMRELCRELDILFIADEVITGFGRTGPLFACSEDDIVPDFLTVAKGLTSGYVPMGAVFMTEHVYNTIANGAGASLVGHGYTYSAHPVSAAVALEVLRLYEGGLLENGRRAGKRLMEGLQSLADHPLVGDIRGRGMLAAIELVTDKTKKTPLPIAADPSRRIFDRAWDNGLIIRAFGNGVLGYAPPLCCTDGDIDAIVDRTRKSLDQTLEDRDVRVLMT, from the coding sequence ATGCTCAGCAATTCTCTCATAGAACTCGATCGCAATCATCTCGTTCATCCGGTGGCCTCCTACCGCGCCCACGAAAAATTAGGCGTGCGCGTTCTATCCTCGGCCTCGGGCGCAACCGTGACCGACACGACCGGCCACCAGCTCATCGATGGCTTTGCGGGCCTCTGGTGCGTGAATGCAGGCTATGGTCATGACAGCATCATCGAAGCGGCCGCGCGGCAGATGCGGGAATTGCCCTATGCCACGGCTTACTTCGGCCTCGGCTCGGAACCAGCGATCCGGCTTGCAGCCGAGCTTGCTGAGCGGTCTCCCGGCGATCTGAATCATGTCTATTTCACCCTTGGCGGGTCGGACGCCATCGACAGCACCGTTCGTTTCATCCGCTATTATTATCATGCCAAGGGGGCGCCGCAGAAAGACCAATTCATTTCGCTCGAACAAGGCTATCACGGCTCCTCGACCGTGGGCGCAGGGTTGACCGCGCTTCCGGCCTTTCATGCCGGCTTCGGCATTCCCTTCGAGTGGCAGCATAAGATCCCCTCGCACTACGCCTATCGTAATCCGGTCGGGACCGACCCGCAGGCGATCATCGCCGCGTCGAAGCAGGCCCTGCGGCGCAAGGTAGAGGAAATCGGCGCCGAGCGCGTAGCAGCATTTTACGCCGAACCGATCCAGGGCTCGGGTGGGGTATTGGTGCCGCCGACGGGCTGGATGAAGGCTATGCGCGAGCTTTGCCGCGAACTGGACATCCTGTTCATCGCCGACGAAGTGATTACGGGCTTCGGGCGCACCGGGCCGCTCTTCGCCTGCAGCGAAGATGACATCGTTCCGGACTTCCTCACGGTCGCCAAGGGCCTGACCTCGGGCTATGTGCCAATGGGCGCTGTCTTCATGACCGAGCACGTTTATAATACAATTGCAAACGGCGCAGGTGCCTCCCTAGTGGGGCATGGCTATACCTATTCTGCCCATCCCGTAAGCGCGGCGGTCGCGCTCGAGGTTTTGCGCCTCTACGAGGGCGGGCTCCTGGAAAATGGCCGCAGGGCCGGTAAACGATTAATGGAGGGGCTGCAGAGCCTTGCCGACCATCCCCTCGTCGGCGACATCAGAGGCCGAGGCATGCTGGCGGCTATCGAGCTTGTTACGGACAAGACGAAGAAGACGCCGCTTCCGATCGCGGCCGACCCTTCCCGCCGGATTTTCGACCGGGCATGGGACAACGGCCTCATCATTCGCGCCTTCGGCAATGGTGTGCTTGGCTATGCGCCGCCGCTTTGCTGCACTGACGGCGATATCGACGCCATTGTCGATCGGACGCGGAAGTCGCTCGACCAGACCCTCGAGGACAGGGATGTCAGGGTCCTCATGACTTGA
- a CDS encoding GNAT family N-acetyltransferase, producing MQTTQLDIVPFGTQHLEGALALSRQAGWPHRLGDWEMALALSTGFVVLENNKVVGTTLTTHFGGCATINMVIVAEAMRGLGLGRRLMDAGLNAARGEPCRLVATEEGLPLYEKVGFRQVGDIMQCQGVCAAVEAPIDVEWMQSGDLAEIAALDKAAFGADRSKLISYMKDIGRFAVIRRGGHVAGFGATRAFGRGEVIGPVVAENAEDARKLILFQIAARRDRFLRIDTPKDFGLSQWLAERGLIHVGGATAMQRGGQANLSPRVKTFALANQAFG from the coding sequence ATGCAAACGACCCAACTCGACATCGTTCCGTTCGGTACCCAACATCTCGAAGGTGCGCTGGCGCTTTCGCGTCAGGCCGGCTGGCCACACAGGCTGGGGGATTGGGAAATGGCACTTGCATTGAGCACAGGCTTCGTCGTCCTGGAGAACAACAAGGTCGTGGGCACTACACTCACGACACACTTCGGTGGCTGCGCCACGATAAATATGGTCATCGTTGCTGAAGCCATGCGCGGACTGGGCCTCGGCCGCCGGCTGATGGATGCCGGCCTTAATGCTGCTCGCGGAGAGCCGTGCAGACTGGTCGCGACCGAGGAAGGCCTGCCGCTCTATGAAAAGGTGGGCTTTCGTCAAGTCGGAGACATTATGCAATGTCAGGGCGTCTGCGCAGCCGTGGAGGCACCCATCGATGTCGAGTGGATGCAATCTGGCGATCTCGCGGAAATAGCGGCGCTGGACAAAGCCGCGTTCGGCGCTGATCGCAGCAAGCTGATTTCCTATATGAAGGATATCGGCCGGTTTGCCGTGATTCGGCGCGGTGGACATGTCGCAGGCTTCGGGGCAACGCGTGCGTTCGGGCGCGGCGAGGTCATCGGTCCCGTGGTGGCGGAGAATGCCGAGGATGCCCGCAAGCTCATCTTGTTCCAAATAGCGGCTCGACGCGACAGATTTCTTCGCATCGACACACCCAAGGACTTTGGTTTGTCGCAATGGCTGGCCGAACGTGGACTTATCCATGTCGGCGGAGCGACGGCGATGCAGCGCGGCGGCCAAGCCAATCTCTCTCCCCGCGTCAAAACCTTTGCCCTGGCCAATCAGGCTTTCGGCTGA
- a CDS encoding NAD(P)/FAD-dependent oxidoreductase yields MKFESYWHDTAPKFRGASDGDIEGHYDVAVIGGGFTGLAAARQLARSGARVAVLEANHIGWGASGRNGGHLNNGLAHSFIAAKAELGVERAVALYRAFDDSIDTIERIVDEEQIDCDFRRAGKLKLASKPQHFGTIARNFEAVHREVDPDTALLTADDVKAEVGSPFYGAMLSKKSAMMHMGRYVAGLAEAAARHGATIFEDAQVTRHTISGPKHRLETPRGKLSADHVLVATGAYTSGTSFGYFQRRIIPVGSFLIATRPLTAAEVAATMPGNRTCTTSMNIGNYFRLSPDNRLIFGGRARFAATSDQRSDAKSGAILRASLARIFPHLASVEIDYCWGGLVDMTKDRYPRAGYVDGVWYAMGYSGHGAQLSTHLGMIIADEILGKAAPNPLRGLEWPAVPGHFGKPWFLPLVGLYYKALDRIK; encoded by the coding sequence ATGAAATTCGAATCCTACTGGCACGACACAGCACCGAAATTCAGAGGCGCGTCCGACGGCGACATAGAAGGCCACTATGATGTTGCTGTGATCGGCGGCGGCTTTACCGGCCTCGCCGCGGCGCGGCAGCTCGCGAGGTCCGGTGCGCGCGTCGCGGTCCTGGAAGCGAACCATATTGGCTGGGGTGCATCCGGTCGCAACGGTGGGCATCTCAACAATGGGCTTGCCCATAGCTTCATCGCCGCAAAGGCAGAACTTGGGGTCGAACGCGCGGTGGCGCTCTACCGTGCGTTCGATGACTCGATCGACACCATCGAAAGGATCGTCGATGAAGAACAGATCGACTGCGATTTCCGGCGCGCGGGGAAGCTGAAGCTCGCTTCAAAGCCACAGCATTTCGGCACGATCGCCCGCAATTTCGAAGCGGTGCATCGCGAGGTCGACCCGGATACCGCGCTACTGACGGCGGATGATGTCAAGGCGGAAGTTGGCTCGCCCTTTTATGGCGCAATGCTCTCGAAGAAGAGCGCCATGATGCATATGGGCCGATACGTCGCGGGATTGGCCGAGGCGGCTGCCCGTCATGGCGCGACGATATTCGAAGACGCCCAGGTGACGCGCCACACCATATCGGGTCCGAAGCATCGGCTGGAGACGCCCCGCGGCAAGCTCAGTGCCGACCATGTCCTAGTCGCGACCGGCGCCTATACGTCCGGGACCTCCTTCGGCTACTTCCAGCGCCGCATCATCCCGGTTGGCAGTTTCCTGATCGCGACCCGGCCTTTGACAGCGGCGGAAGTCGCGGCCACCATGCCGGGCAATCGGACTTGCACCACCTCGATGAATATCGGCAACTATTTCCGGCTGTCGCCGGACAACCGGCTGATCTTCGGCGGCCGTGCCCGCTTCGCCGCGACGTCGGATCAGCGCTCGGACGCAAAGAGCGGCGCCATATTGCGCGCCAGCCTTGCCCGGATCTTCCCGCATCTTGCCAGCGTGGAGATAGACTACTGTTGGGGCGGCCTGGTCGACATGACCAAGGATCGCTATCCGCGCGCGGGATATGTCGACGGCGTCTGGTATGCGATGGGCTATTCCGGCCATGGCGCACAGCTGTCGACACATCTTGGCATGATCATCGCCGACGAAATTCTGGGCAAGGCCGCGCCGAACCCGCTTCGCGGCCTCGAATGGCCTGCCGTGCCCGGCCATTTCGGCAAGCCCTGGTTCCTTCCGCTCGTCGGGCTCTACTACAAAGCCCTCGACAGAATTAAATAG
- a CDS encoding tartrate dehydrogenase translates to MKTYSIALLPGDGVGKPVTEAAWDVLQAVAKASDFALEGTTFPWSCEFYKQTGAMMPADGIETLRRFDAILLGAVGWPAEVPDSVSLHGLLLPIRKAFAQYANIRPHRLLTGVSGPLKSDDFDVLCIRENTEGEYSGAGGRVHQGTADEVAIETSIFTRKGVERILRFGFEQARVRRGKLASVTKSNAQKHTMVFWDEITRELAAEYPDVEVASYHIDAMAARMVMAPETLDVVVASNLFGDILTDLGAAIQGGLGFAASANINPDRSAPSMFEPVHGSAPDIAHLGIANPIAAIWSGAMMLAHLGESDAAARIMVAIEATTKAGIGAIPGRDKTETIAKAVLERLL, encoded by the coding sequence ATGAAAACCTATTCCATTGCGCTGCTGCCGGGAGACGGCGTCGGCAAACCAGTCACCGAAGCGGCCTGGGATGTGCTGCAGGCTGTAGCGAAGGCGTCGGACTTTGCCCTTGAAGGAACCACCTTTCCTTGGTCCTGCGAATTCTACAAGCAAACCGGCGCCATGATGCCAGCCGACGGCATCGAAACGCTCAGGCGCTTCGACGCAATCCTGCTCGGCGCGGTCGGCTGGCCGGCGGAGGTGCCGGATTCCGTCTCGCTGCATGGCCTGCTGCTGCCGATCCGCAAGGCCTTTGCCCAATATGCCAATATACGTCCGCACCGGCTCCTGACCGGTGTTTCCGGTCCGCTGAAGAGCGACGATTTCGACGTTCTCTGCATTCGCGAGAACACCGAGGGCGAATATTCCGGCGCTGGCGGCCGCGTCCACCAGGGGACAGCAGATGAAGTGGCTATCGAAACCTCGATTTTCACCCGTAAAGGCGTCGAACGCATCCTGCGCTTCGGTTTTGAGCAGGCGCGCGTGCGGCGCGGTAAGCTGGCCTCGGTGACGAAATCCAACGCCCAGAAACATACCATGGTGTTCTGGGATGAGATTACTCGAGAATTGGCGGCCGAATATCCCGATGTGGAGGTAGCGAGCTATCATATCGATGCGATGGCGGCGCGCATGGTCATGGCGCCGGAGACGCTCGACGTCGTCGTCGCCTCCAACCTGTTCGGCGACATCCTCACCGATCTCGGTGCCGCCATCCAGGGAGGCCTCGGTTTCGCGGCCTCGGCCAATATCAATCCCGATCGCAGCGCACCGTCCATGTTCGAACCGGTCCATGGCTCGGCGCCCGATATCGCCCACCTCGGGATCGCCAACCCCATCGCCGCCATCTGGTCCGGCGCGATGATGCTCGCTCATCTCGGTGAAAGCGATGCAGCGGCTCGGATCATGGTGGCGATCGAAGCGACGACGAAGGCCGGGATCGGCGCCATTCCTGGAAGGGATAAAACCGAGACGATTGCGAAGGCAGTACTCGAACGTCTTCTCTGA